DNA sequence from the Lycium barbarum isolate Lr01 chromosome 5, ASM1917538v2, whole genome shotgun sequence genome:
CCTTAAGAaccttttttttaatataaattgTGTTCTACCAGGCCAAGCCTGTTAGAACTTTTTATTGATAAATGAATAATGTAAAAAAGCAGTCTATTACAGCATGTCTATAATATGAACTAGCTAAAATTTAAAAACTAAGAGACTGTTCTCTAGTTCTATCCTGTATGCCTAAACTAGTATGTCCTCTGTGATCATGTTGAGTCAGCTTTGATGATAGCCCATGTCTGTGCACACACCATATGATTATCCATATATGTAGCATCATTGTTGATGATCAAGCTGCTGAATCCTCCTTGTTCTAATCCTCAGCTGAGGCAATTGTAATTTTTCCATATTGAGAATTCTTTTTCCTTCTGATGGCATGAGTATAAAGTCATGTACTTTAATCCCTGCATGATCCAAAGCCTGATTTGCTAGAAAGTCTGCCAAACTGTTGCCTTCTCTGAAAATATGACTAATCTGTACCTGCATTGCTCTCATATCCTGTTTGATCTGTTCAATCTGATTCCTCAGTACCCATGGAGTGATCCATGTATCTTGTAAGATTTTTAGGAGTACAAGTGAATCAGTCTCCAATTGAACCTGTTGAAAGTTGTGTTCTTTACAGAACTTCAATGCCTGTTTTATAGCCTCAGTTTCAGCTTCCATGTTTGTTGCTATTCCAATTTGTTGTGCTTCAGCATAGACCAAATCCCCATTGCTATCTCTGATGCAGAATCCATATGAACTGAGCCCAGGATTGCCTCTACTTGCCTCGTCTGTATTGCATTTTAATCTCCCTGGAAGTGGCATTCTCCAAACAACCTTAGCATAATAAACTTTTGGTTTATATCTACTAAGGTGGTGATTCATAGTTTCCCAATCACCAGATACATTCTGCAGCCATGGGAATCTCTTCCTTGTCAGTTGATGTAGTATGTGCTGTACTTGTTGTTTTAGTCTGTAGAAGGACACTGATCCTCCATGTTTAATGGagtttcttctcttccataatgTCCACATGATCACTGCAGGCATTGTTCTATACATAGGATGCAATTTTGGCTTTATCTCAGCAGACCACCATGCCATGATCATTTTATGTAGACCAATTCCATCTGTGGGTTACCTGCACAAGAAGCAAAAAACTTCCATAACTTGACAGCTATGGAAGATTTTAGAAATAAATGGCCCACAGTTTCCTCCTGATGCTCCTCACAGCACCAGCATCTTGATGGTATATTGATCATCATCTTTTTTAATATGCCATCTGTAGAGATTCTCCCTTTCCACACTCTCCACAtgaaaaaacttatttttattgGTAGCCCTTTCTCCCACATGAACTTATAACTGGTTTGTTTGCTCTCTCTGTGTCTGAGAAACTCCCATGCAGATTTAACTGAAAATCTGCCATTTGTTTCCAGCATCCAATAtggttcatcatcttcttcttcaactgGTACTTTGATATTTTCCTTCATAAGCCAATTCCTGATCTAGAGTGACTGTTAACAGTTCCATGCTCCATTTCCCATTCTGCACAAACTGTCTAACCTCTATTTCTTCTTCTCTAGCAGCATCAGGAATGATATAATATAGTGCCCCCAGCCTTGTCCAATTCTCATACCAGAAACTTGAAGTTCCATTTCTTAAATACCAAAATATCTGTGGCTCAACTGCATTTCTTATATTTACAATTTTCTTCCATGTGTGAGATCCTCCTCTCTCCAATGCCATAGTAGGATGCCATTTCTTGCAGTATTTGTTCAGCATGTAGCTACCCCATAAGCTTCTTCCACATCTGAAATTCCATCACAACTTAGCAAATAAAGCATTAGATATATCAGTTAGTGATCTAAGACCAATTCCTCCTTCATCTTTTGGTAGACATAATTTGTCCCATGCCACCCAATGTTTGCTTTTCACCCCTACTGTATTGCTCCAAAAGAATTTGGCAAAAATCTTGTGCAGTTGCTTTATCACCCCAGAAGGAGGATTCATAGCTGATAGTAAATATACTGGCATGGTTTGCAACACATGATTGACCAACACATATCTACCTCCAAAAGATAACAGTTTGTTTTGCCAAGACAGAATCTTTTTCATCACTTTTTTGATCAAATCCTCATAATATATCAATCTCCTTCTTCCATAAAACACTGGACAACCTAAATATGTGAAAGGAAAGGATCCATGTCTCATCTTAGTATGTATTTTAATCCTGCTATTAACTCTGGCTGAGACCTTGTGATGAACATAGTAACAACTTTTATCAGTATTGACCAGCTGTCCTGAAGCCTTCTCATAATTCCTCAATCTCCTCATCATTATCTTTAAAGAATATCCATCCCCAGAACAGAATAATATTGTGTCATCAGCATATGATAGGTGATTGATTTgaggactccattttggcattccaTAGCCTATGAAACTTGGCTTCTCATGTAACTTATTCAGACGACTTGTTAAGACCTCTGTTGCTATAATGAACAATGTAGGAGAAAGTGGATCACCTTGCTTTACCCCCCTACTTGATCTGAAAAAACCATGACTTGGACTATTGATTAATACTGAATACCAGTTGTTTGAAAGCAATCTCCATACTAAATCAATGAGAACCTCTCCAAACCCAAACTGTCTCAATACTTTAGTCAAAACAAATCCAGGAGAgtctatcatatgcctttgccatgtCTAATTTGATCACCACATTATTATGTTTAGCTCTCAAGTTAATATCTCTGATGATCTCATGTGACAGTAATATGTTTTCTGCAATGCTCCTTCCTTTCACAAATCCTGTCTGATTGTGAGAAATAATATTAGGAAGAACCTTTGCCAATCTATTCTGCAGTATTTTTGATAGTATCTTATTGGAGAAAGAGCTGAGACTGATAGGCCTCATATCACtaaaatgttatgtcccgtgttttcgtataacaggaaatcgagaaataattacgatttgtgtgttataaggaaatattttgattttagtaagtatgactatgttggttatggaatcattaatgttaggacaccggggaaggccgagggtaaatttggaatttcagaaattagtttcgggaattacaaaacgggacttttcatgaattgggccaagaaaaatacaacacaattgaggcccaaaatttgtgagggtggccggccttagccatggcccaagcccatccttttaatgtcatgtgctatgcacatgattcttaaatggatatatatcatctacacttagtaattatcaagaaacaaagcaaaaaattcaagaacaccacaaaaaaaggggttcggccgaaggagagaaaaggagaaagaaagaaattcccaagctttgttgttaatccaaaaatattagtttctacataattgtgaagtactcaagaccctcttcaacggggtataattagtttgacaCAAGAACTCCCTTTACGACAAgttgggttttcaagaaaaggtaagaattttgcccctttaatgttatagaattgatatgaatttgttaaggattgagaatagacgagaatcccgtaaccttgatgtatataaaaagtcgtgggtgtgtgtgtgtttggtgttggagccgtggcacttatgtagtgtaaagtgatatgaattgatcttgtttagtttgtataatgtgtcgttgtgacctttatgtcgtaaatgattgattgatgaattggattggcgttggaaaatgatttcggaacgttatcggaaagtgtatacctttggtatagttgtgtatatcattgtatgtctaaggtgctaaagactttaaatatgatttatggttgatgttaatgaattcggaatgaaacgacgcaagttagaatgttcgtcgtgacttttggtgttttgaaagaattatggaaagtaatggattttgggcaatttcgtgtatggcttggaatgtatttggaatgtgatggcataatcttgagtgagtaaatgaatacaataatatggatatagatttggaattttgaagtttgaatgaaagatttccaacttgcgtagtaaggtagacttttgaagtttgaatatggtttatattgtttgatgatgtttgggttgttgttgttgatgtattttgagccgagctgagtctcgggggtgttagatttataggggaaatgctgccgaaatttcggtagacaaaaatgaagttaatggcatttttaagcctaagaatctcaattggtaactttgaccatttgcagatttcggacgaaacgggacttgacttttgggagagcatacgacgtctgtaaggtatgtaaagcttcccacttcttcatttggcatgtcttagtgtgataggcgaatattggaatttccggagcatttctgctcctcgaaacccgatccacagaaaagttactattcattcaattcaattgaagcctaagggctctattttggctaggatgccaccaatcgtccgaaacctatcgaaatgtggtcaggtaacttagaaatgattatgtatgaccttttggcccctaaatgttcgtaaattatgttcgccacctcaatttgactcgaggtggcccgttaaccccgagacgccctatttgtcttattgggcggtccttttgaataaagtttgaaatgataccttcgattttggaacttcctcctacgggatgtgttttgaatattacgatacgctaagttacgttttgagctatacatactattttggaaacgttttgtgaaatgaaaccttgtatcgactaagtattcgattatttcgtattatgaaatgacttatcggattactctgttttgaaagactattttaaagtatgatttgcatttgtttgctcacgactccgctcgtgcctcattatgacttcgctcaccggttcccgggccggttttgattcgtaggccttataataattcggccgtatgctgtgttacggttcccgaggcttcgccatagggccgggttccgtttggagttatgctgtgatatggctcgtgatgcgatacgctcacctatgattatgtttgtgttcggggatgtacggagatttgaaaccttctggtgttatgctgtgtg
Encoded proteins:
- the LOC132639553 gene encoding uncharacterized protein LOC132639553, whose protein sequence is MEELPSESEVKEAVFSLNGDSASGPDGFTGQFYQKCWEVIKLDVIQMNRLAKVLPNIISHNQTGFVKGRSIAENILLSHEIIRDINLRAKHNNVFGFGEVLIDLVWRLLSNNWYSVLINSPSHGFFRSSRGVKQGDPLSPTLFIIATEVLTSRLNKLHEKPSFIGYGMPKWSPQINHLSYADDTILFCSGDGYSLKIMMRRLRNYEKASGQLVNTDKSCYYVHHKVSARVNSRIKIHTKMRHGSFPFTYLGCPVFYGRRRLIYYEDLIKKVMKKILSWQNKLLSFGGRYVLVNHVLQTMPVYLLSAMNPPSGVIKQLHKIFAKFFWSNTVGVKSKHWVAWDKLCLPKDEGGIGLRSLTDISNALFAKL